One Thermococcus eurythermalis DNA segment encodes these proteins:
- the fbp gene encoding fructose-1,6-bisphosphate aldolase/phosphatase, translating to MAVGDKITISVIKADIGGWPGHSRVHPQLIETAEEVLAKAKEEGTIIDFYVAYAGDDLQLIMTHKKGVDSPDVHGLAWKAFEEATKVAKELGLYGAGQDLLKDAFSGNVRGMGPGVAEMEIALRKSEPVVTFHMDKTEPGAFNLPIFRMFADPFNTAGLVIDPKMHMGFRFEVWDIKEHKRVILNTPEELYDLLALIGAKSRYVIKRVFPKEGHPIPKDEPVAVISTEKLYEIAGEYVGKDDPVAIVRAQSGLPALGEVLEPFAFPHLVSGWMRGSHNGPIMPVPMHQANPTRFDGPPRVVALGWQISPEGKLVGPVDLFDDPAFDYARQKALEITEYMRRHGPFEPHRLPLEDMEYTTLPGVLKRLEERFEDIE from the coding sequence GTGGCAGTTGGAGACAAGATAACGATTAGTGTAATCAAGGCCGACATCGGCGGCTGGCCGGGACACTCAAGGGTGCACCCCCAGCTCATCGAGACCGCTGAGGAAGTTCTCGCCAAGGCCAAAGAGGAAGGAACAATAATCGACTTCTACGTGGCCTACGCGGGCGACGACCTCCAGCTCATCATGACCCACAAGAAGGGCGTTGACAGCCCCGACGTTCACGGACTTGCCTGGAAGGCCTTCGAGGAGGCAACCAAGGTCGCCAAGGAGCTCGGACTCTACGGTGCCGGGCAGGACCTTCTCAAGGACGCCTTCAGCGGAAACGTCCGCGGAATGGGCCCAGGCGTTGCCGAGATGGAGATTGCCCTAAGGAAGAGCGAGCCGGTGGTTACCTTCCACATGGACAAGACCGAGCCCGGTGCCTTCAACCTGCCGATATTCAGGATGTTCGCCGACCCGTTCAACACCGCTGGTTTGGTCATTGACCCCAAGATGCACATGGGCTTCCGCTTCGAGGTCTGGGACATAAAGGAGCACAAGCGCGTTATCCTCAACACCCCAGAGGAGCTCTACGACCTCCTTGCCCTCATAGGAGCTAAGAGCCGCTACGTCATCAAGCGCGTCTTCCCGAAGGAGGGCCACCCAATTCCAAAGGACGAGCCGGTCGCCGTCATCAGCACCGAGAAGCTCTACGAGATAGCCGGCGAGTACGTCGGCAAGGACGACCCGGTTGCGATAGTTAGGGCCCAGAGCGGGCTCCCTGCCCTCGGAGAAGTCCTTGAGCCATTCGCCTTCCCGCACCTCGTCAGCGGCTGGATGAGGGGAAGCCACAACGGCCCGATAATGCCCGTCCCGATGCACCAGGCCAACCCGACGAGGTTCGACGGCCCGCCGCGCGTCGTCGCCCTCGGCTGGCAGATAAGCCCAGAAGGAAAGCTCGTCGGTCCTGTTGACCTCTTCGACGACCCGGCCTTTGACTACGCCAGGCAGAAGGCCCTTGAGATTACAGAATACATGCGCAGGCACGGCCCGTTCGAGCCCCACAGGCTTCCGCTCGAGGACATGGAGTACACCACCCTGCCCGGTGTGCTGAAGAGGCTTGAGGAGCGCTTTGAGGACATCGAGTGA
- a CDS encoding DMT family transporter, protein MSKKHAVGAVLLWSTVASAFKLSLRYMSPLQLLFYASLTSLVLFGILYAREFRPTRENLRSAYLGLINPFLYYTVLFSAYDRLPAQEAQALNYTWPLMLVLLSIPLLGKRPGMRTVFGLFLGFLGAIIVATKGNVTGLNFTDPIGVALGLGSAVIWAGYWLLNLRDGRPLIEKMFWNFIFGLAYISVAVAVSGEFSVPPLQGLAGAVYVGLFEMGVTFLLWYRAVESDVAFASNLAYLVPFLSLFFISLVLGERIEPTTVLGLVLIVVGILLGRGE, encoded by the coding sequence ATGTCTAAAAAACACGCCGTTGGTGCGGTGCTACTGTGGTCAACGGTTGCCAGCGCCTTTAAGCTCTCGCTCCGCTACATGAGCCCGCTTCAGCTCCTGTTCTACGCGTCCCTAACTTCGCTCGTCCTCTTCGGAATCCTCTACGCGAGGGAGTTTAGGCCCACGAGGGAGAACCTCCGCTCGGCCTACCTCGGTCTGATAAACCCCTTCCTCTACTACACCGTGCTCTTCTCCGCTTACGACCGCTTGCCGGCCCAGGAAGCCCAGGCGCTAAACTACACCTGGCCTCTGATGCTCGTCCTCCTCTCAATCCCGCTCCTTGGGAAGAGACCCGGTATGAGGACGGTATTTGGCCTCTTCCTTGGCTTTCTGGGCGCAATCATCGTTGCGACGAAGGGCAACGTCACGGGACTGAACTTTACCGACCCAATAGGTGTAGCCCTCGGCCTGGGGAGCGCGGTTATCTGGGCGGGCTACTGGCTGCTGAACCTCCGGGACGGGAGGCCTCTCATTGAAAAGATGTTCTGGAACTTCATCTTTGGGCTTGCATACATATCCGTGGCAGTTGCCGTTTCGGGAGAGTTTTCAGTGCCTCCCCTTCAGGGCCTCGCGGGTGCGGTTTATGTAGGTCTGTTCGAGATGGGGGTTACGTTCCTCCTCTGGTACCGGGCAGTTGAGAGCGACGTTGCCTTCGCCTCGAACCTAGCTTATCTTGTGCCCTTCCTCAGCCTGTTCTTTATCTCCCTCGTCCTGGGTGAGAGAATAGAACCGACAACCGTTCTGGGCTTGGTTCTGATAGTGGTGGGAATCCTTCTTGGAAGGGGAGAGTAA